The stretch of DNA CGTTGACTAAAATTAAATTTGGTCAGATTACAACCTATTCGGAACTGGCTAAAATTATGGGAGTAAAAAGTGCATCGCGCGCCGTGGGATCTGCTATTGGTGCGAATGAAATTGCATATCTGATACCGTGTCATCGTGTGGTGCAAAAAACAGGTAAATTATCGGGATTTCGTTGGGGTGAAGCTTTAAAAGCCGAAATTTTAAAACATGAATTATCATTATGAGTATTGCCATCCTATTTAATCAAAAGGATCCATTGGTATGGATGAATCAATTGAAAGAAAAATTACCAGAGGAGAAAATTGAAATTTATCCTGCTATCGAGAACAAAGATGAAGTAGAGTTTTTGCTGACTTGGAAACCGCATCCAGGATACGTCAATGAATTTAAAAATCTAAAAGTGGTTCAGTCCGTCGGCGCCGGCATTGATCATTTGTTGCATACGTCTATTCCAGAATCTATCAAAGTTACACGTATTGTGGATCCTGCGTTAAAACAAGATATGTTTGAACATGTTTTGATGTGCATCATGGCGTCGATGAAAAATACGATGTTATATTATAATGATCAGTTGAACCGATCGTGGTTACCTAAATCTTATCAAAGCATTCATTCTACAACAATTACCATTCTAGGGATGGGGGAAATTGGAAAATTTGTTGCTGTACAATTGAAAAATTTAGGATTTCAGGTACAAGGTTGGTCAAATTCACCTAAAAAAATAGATGACATTTTAACTTTTGCAGGACGTGATGCTTTTTTTGATTCTGTTCGTACTGGAGATTTTATTGTGAATATTTTACCACTAACGGAAGAAACTAAAGAACTATTGAGTCATACGTTATTTCAACAAATGGCAAATCAACCTGTTTTAATCAATGTGGGTAGAGGAGGGCACATGAAAGATGAAGACTTGGTTACAGCATTGGATAATGGTTTTCTTAAAGCTGCTTATTTGGATGTTTTTCATCAAGAACCTTTAGAAGTTGATCATCCCTTTTGGACTCATCCGAATATTTATATTACTCCGCATATTGCAAGTATAACCAATCCTGATACAGCTATCGATTTGGTGATTGAAAATTATAAACGTTTTAAATCCAATAATAAACTGCAACATGTAGTTGATTTAAAAAGAGGATATTAATGAAAGATGTTATTCTCCAATATTCGATTCGTGATTTAATTGATCAAGGACCAAAAAATTTAAGTCATA from Faecalibacter sp. LW9 encodes:
- a CDS encoding glyoxylate/hydroxypyruvate reductase A encodes the protein MSIAILFNQKDPLVWMNQLKEKLPEEKIEIYPAIENKDEVEFLLTWKPHPGYVNEFKNLKVVQSVGAGIDHLLHTSIPESIKVTRIVDPALKQDMFEHVLMCIMASMKNTMLYYNDQLNRSWLPKSYQSIHSTTITILGMGEIGKFVAVQLKNLGFQVQGWSNSPKKIDDILTFAGRDAFFDSVRTGDFIVNILPLTEETKELLSHTLFQQMANQPVLINVGRGGHMKDEDLVTALDNGFLKAAYLDVFHQEPLEVDHPFWTHPNIYITPHIASITNPDTAIDLVIENYKRFKSNNKLQHVVDLKRGY